GGATGCCGCAGGTCACCTAGTCCGGCTGCGTCAGGATGGTTGGGATATCCACTTCGATCGTTACAGCGCTGTAGATACGTTAGAACTACCTGGACGTTTAGTGTTGGAACGTCCGCCCCTAACGGTGCGTATTATCATGGAGCGCTGGAGCCTAAACGCCTCCGATTGATAAAAACAACGAACAGAAAACAAAAAAGCAAGAACGAAACCATTAAAAATATTTTTAGTGGTTTCGTTCTTGCTTTGTGATGGCTAATTCTTTATCCTGCCTTCGCCTTTTTGAGGTTGTTGTCGTGTCTGATCTCTGGCCTGCCCCTGCCAAACTCAACCTCATGCTGCGGATCACTGGACGCCGTTCGGATGGTTATCACACTCTCCAAACCGTTTTTCAATTCCTGGATTATGGCGATACTTTACGTCTGCAAGTACGAGAAGATGGTGCCATAAATCGGCTCACCGATTTACCAGGGGTGATGTCAGAACACGACCTTACCGTGCGTGCTGCGCGCTTGCTTCAGCGAGAAAGCGGGAGTGCGTTGGGAGTGGACATCACGTTGGATAAGGTACTACCGCTGGGAGGTGGGCTGGGTGGCGGCAGTTCCGACGCAGCGACGGTGCTGGTGGCGCTCAACCAATTGTGGGGATTGAACCTATCCGAGGACGCCCTGGCCAGTCTTGGGTTACGTCTGGGGGCTGACGTGCCGGTCTTTGTACGGGGTCGAGCCGCTTGGGGGGAGGGAGTTGGTGAGGTGCTCACCCCAGTAAACCTACCAGAACCGTGGTATCTGGTGGTGAATCCGGGTTGTCAGGTGGCCACTCGTAAAATCTTTGGTGATCCAGAATTGACACGGGATTCCTTGCCGATCACAATGCGCGACTTTCTTGCAGGCGATGACCGTAACGACTGTGAGCGAGTGGTACGTCGTCACTCTCCGGCGGTGGCCGAGACCCTAGACTGGTTGGGTGAAGAGGCCCGTTTGACTGGAACTGGTGCCTGTGTCTACGTGCCTTTTGTAGATTTTGCGGCGGCTAACGCCGTGTTGATGCGTCTCCCATCGCGGTGGCGTGGTTTTGTAGCACAAGGTTGTAACTGTTCGCCTTTGAACGGGCGACGCGCAGTGTAAACGCCGAATCTCTTCTGGGGTGTAGCCAAGCGGCAAGGCACGGGATTTTGATTCCCGCATTCCTAGGTTCGAATCCTAGCACCCCAGCCAATCTTTATTCACCGTCATTCTCCCCCCCCGATATGAACGTTATTTCGCAGTTTCCTGGTAGCACGATGAATCATGGTGCGG
The window above is part of the Gammaproteobacteria bacterium genome. Proteins encoded here:
- the ispE gene encoding 4-(cytidine 5'-diphospho)-2-C-methyl-D-erythritol kinase; amino-acid sequence: MSDLWPAPAKLNLMLRITGRRSDGYHTLQTVFQFLDYGDTLRLQVREDGAINRLTDLPGVMSEHDLTVRAARLLQRESGSALGVDITLDKVLPLGGGLGGGSSDAATVLVALNQLWGLNLSEDALASLGLRLGADVPVFVRGRAAWGEGVGEVLTPVNLPEPWYLVVNPGCQVATRKIFGDPELTRDSLPITMRDFLAGDDRNDCERVVRRHSPAVAETLDWLGEEARLTGTGACVYVPFVDFAAANAVLMRLPSRWRGFVAQGCNCSPLNGRRAV